A region of Acidithiobacillus ferridurans DNA encodes the following proteins:
- the secE gene encoding preprotein translocase subunit SecE gives MSEKVKLYFAAGFAALGVFAYFLIPIHFGTYYPGAALILALLIATGLFASSNNGKALLIFFREAYVELLKVVWPTRPEVLRSTAIIIGLIVVIAIFLWLVDMALLGIVRLLLGGVA, from the coding sequence ATGTCGGAAAAAGTGAAGCTCTATTTTGCGGCAGGATTCGCTGCCCTCGGGGTATTCGCCTATTTCCTCATCCCCATCCACTTCGGTACGTATTACCCTGGTGCGGCGCTGATTCTGGCTTTGTTGATTGCTACCGGTCTTTTCGCTTCCAGCAACAACGGCAAGGCGCTCCTGATCTTTTTTCGGGAAGCATACGTGGAGTTGCTGAAGGTGGTTTGGCCGACGCGCCCCGAGGTCTTGCGCAGTACGGCCATCATTATTGGCTTGATCGTGGTAATTGCCATCTTCCTTTGGCTGGTGGATATGGCACTCCTTGGGATCGTGCGCCTGCTACTCGGAGGAGTCGCGTAA
- the rplA gene encoding 50S ribosomal protein L1: MATKSKRTLAIRAMVDRNNRYAIEEALELVKKMATTKFDESVDVAVGLGIDPRKSDQVVRGAVVLPHGTGKQMRVAVFATADKATEAREAGADIVGMEDLAELVKAGQMDFDVVIATPDAMRVVGTLGPVLGPRGLMPNPKVGTVTADVRTAVINAKGGQVRYRADKGGIVHSTIGKSSFEVKALQENLLVLIDSLRKAKPATSKGIYIRKVNLSPTMGPGVAVDLSGLG; this comes from the coding sequence ATGGCGACGAAATCCAAGCGCACACTTGCCATCAGGGCGATGGTGGATCGGAATAACCGTTACGCGATCGAGGAAGCCCTCGAGCTCGTCAAGAAGATGGCCACGACCAAGTTCGACGAGTCGGTGGATGTGGCGGTAGGTCTGGGTATTGATCCGCGCAAATCGGACCAGGTGGTGCGTGGTGCGGTAGTGCTTCCCCATGGCACCGGTAAGCAAATGCGGGTGGCCGTTTTTGCCACCGCCGATAAAGCGACCGAAGCGCGTGAAGCCGGTGCCGATATTGTCGGCATGGAGGATCTTGCGGAGTTGGTAAAGGCTGGGCAGATGGACTTTGACGTGGTCATTGCTACGCCGGATGCCATGCGTGTGGTGGGCACCCTGGGTCCCGTACTGGGTCCCCGTGGTTTGATGCCGAACCCCAAAGTCGGAACGGTGACTGCAGATGTTCGTACTGCCGTAATCAATGCCAAGGGTGGACAGGTGCGTTATCGCGCCGACAAAGGCGGTATCGTGCACAGTACCATCGGCAAGTCTTCCTTTGAGGTGAAGGCGTTGCAGGAAAACCTGCTGGTGCTGATCGACAGCTTGCGTAAAGCCAAACCGGCCACCAGTAAAGGTATATATATCCGTAAGGTGAACCTCTCTCCGACCATGGGTCCTGGCGTTGCCGTGGATCTGAGTGGTCTCGGCTAA
- the rplJ gene encoding 50S ribosomal protein L10: protein MSLKLAEKEQVVATLQTRLTRAQATVVAEYRGLTVAQMTVFRAEAQKQSVHVQVVKNTLLKRALAGTPFAVMDHLLKGPLVFAAAEDPVALAKLFTDHAKRLEKLVIIGGVLSGKQIDAAAIAQLSKMPSREELLAKLLGTMQAPVAGFVRTLNEVPSRFVRTLAAVRDQRAA, encoded by the coding sequence GTGAGTCTCAAACTCGCAGAAAAGGAACAGGTCGTTGCCACCTTGCAGACCAGACTCACTAGGGCGCAAGCCACAGTGGTAGCGGAGTATCGCGGTTTGACGGTGGCGCAGATGACTGTTTTCCGGGCAGAAGCACAAAAGCAGTCGGTGCATGTGCAGGTTGTGAAGAACACGCTGTTGAAGCGCGCCCTCGCGGGAACGCCATTCGCAGTGATGGACCATCTGCTGAAAGGCCCTCTGGTATTCGCGGCAGCAGAAGACCCTGTTGCCCTGGCGAAGCTCTTCACTGACCATGCAAAGCGTTTGGAAAAACTGGTCATTATCGGTGGTGTGCTCAGTGGTAAGCAGATCGATGCGGCGGCAATCGCGCAATTGAGCAAAATGCCCTCACGCGAAGAATTGCTGGCCAAATTGCTCGGCACCATGCAGGCCCCGGTTGCCGGCTTTGTTCGCACCCTTAACGAGGTCCCGAGCCGTTTCGTCAGGACCTTGGCGGCAGTTCGCGATCAGCGCGCTGCTTAA
- a CDS encoding OmpA family protein: MEHIKGIKGITLLVAISGGLFASAAYADGGYVGYAVNHGAKPVVTSRGICVRGGRPVTDGPVPAYCAPAPVAVAAAPTPPPAPVPAPIAPVEQTILVSKPITITGINFKFDSYKLLDHDIRVLDEVASFAKNHPEAVLDVNGYCSKVGTYAYNLKLSKLRAQSVAQYLAHHGVASDRMVLKGHSYDNPVATNATPQGRFLNQRVEINSSIKVQKTVR; encoded by the coding sequence ATGGAACATATTAAAGGAATCAAAGGTATCACACTGCTGGTTGCCATCAGCGGGGGGCTTTTCGCCAGCGCAGCCTATGCGGACGGTGGCTATGTGGGTTATGCAGTCAACCACGGCGCCAAGCCTGTTGTCACCAGTCGGGGTATCTGCGTGCGTGGCGGGCGTCCGGTAACGGATGGTCCAGTACCCGCCTATTGTGCGCCCGCGCCGGTCGCCGTGGCAGCTGCGCCGACACCGCCTCCGGCCCCTGTACCTGCCCCCATCGCGCCTGTGGAGCAGACGATCCTGGTGAGCAAGCCGATCACCATCACCGGTATCAACTTCAAGTTCGATTCGTACAAGCTGCTGGATCATGACATCCGGGTACTGGACGAAGTGGCGAGTTTTGCCAAAAATCATCCCGAGGCCGTACTCGACGTCAATGGATATTGCAGTAAGGTGGGCACCTACGCCTACAATCTCAAGCTGTCCAAGCTGCGTGCCCAGAGTGTCGCACAGTACCTGGCCCATCACGGGGTGGCGAGTGATCGTATGGTACTGAAGGGTCACTCCTACGACAATCCGGTCGCCACGAACGCTACCCCCCAAGGCCGCTTCCTGAATCAGCGCGTGGAAATCAATTCCAGCATCAAGGTTCAGAAGACCGTTCGTTAA
- the ubiB gene encoding ubiquinone biosynthesis regulatory protein kinase UbiB, giving the protein MRQSFLRFVRTLQITRVLVRYRLDEVLYFLPLLKPYQAVLRLNPMTWLAPRPQGSFAERLREALETLGPTFIKLGQMLSTRRDLLPDHITHELAKLQDAVPPFPSNVARQIIEAALGKTLDAIFSRFDDQPAAAASIAQVHFGQLLDGREVAIKVRRPGLQWIIEQDLAILALLADLAERYSQEGRRLRVRAVVAEYAKVIRGELDLLREAANASQLRRNFTAEPELLYVPEIYWDYCASPVLVMERIYGIPIGQREALHDAGIDFDQLSRRAAEIFFRQVFRDAYFHADMHPGNIFIDPKNGRFIAVDFGIMGSLDDASQHYLAENMVAFFRRDYRRVAEAHVEAGWVPADTNVQDFETAIRAIAEPVFEKPLNEISVASLLLRLFQTTRAFHMQTQPQLLLLQKTLVNVEGIARDFNPALNIWEVATPLLTEWLSRQRGPQGWWSELKRYFPQWGLVLPEIPVLLHNILRQTQQGELPLVIRSNDIQGIRQELHNGLQKLTYSVGGTFIVVGLGIIAALEHRLDSPVLHLPVWAWLIILPMALWAGTRWVRSIFVRRD; this is encoded by the coding sequence ATGCGACAGTCCTTCCTTCGTTTTGTGCGAACACTGCAAATCACCCGCGTTCTGGTGCGTTACCGCCTGGACGAAGTGCTGTATTTTCTTCCTTTGTTAAAACCATATCAGGCCGTGTTGCGCCTAAACCCCATGACATGGCTGGCGCCGCGTCCCCAGGGCTCCTTTGCCGAACGCCTGCGCGAGGCCTTGGAAACACTGGGCCCCACCTTTATCAAACTAGGACAGATGCTTTCAACCCGCCGGGATTTACTTCCCGACCACATTACTCATGAGCTTGCGAAACTCCAGGACGCAGTACCCCCTTTCCCCTCCAATGTTGCCCGGCAGATCATCGAGGCAGCGCTTGGCAAAACGCTGGATGCGATCTTCTCCCGGTTTGATGATCAGCCTGCCGCAGCGGCGTCCATTGCCCAAGTGCACTTCGGGCAATTGCTGGATGGCCGCGAGGTCGCGATCAAGGTCAGACGGCCGGGCTTGCAATGGATCATCGAACAGGATCTGGCCATCCTTGCGCTGCTCGCTGATCTCGCGGAGCGCTACTCTCAGGAAGGCCGGCGCCTGAGGGTGCGCGCCGTTGTCGCAGAATACGCGAAAGTCATTCGCGGGGAACTGGATCTGCTACGTGAAGCGGCCAACGCCAGTCAGTTGCGACGTAATTTTACCGCAGAACCGGAACTGCTCTATGTGCCGGAAATATACTGGGACTATTGCGCGTCTCCGGTACTGGTGATGGAGCGCATTTATGGTATCCCCATCGGTCAGCGTGAGGCACTTCATGATGCCGGCATCGATTTTGATCAGCTCTCGCGGCGCGCTGCGGAAATCTTTTTCCGGCAGGTCTTTCGTGACGCATATTTTCACGCGGACATGCATCCCGGCAATATTTTCATCGACCCGAAGAACGGGCGCTTCATCGCAGTGGATTTTGGCATCATGGGCAGCTTGGATGATGCAAGCCAGCATTACCTTGCAGAAAATATGGTTGCGTTTTTCCGACGCGACTACCGGCGCGTGGCAGAAGCGCATGTGGAAGCCGGATGGGTCCCAGCGGATACCAATGTGCAGGATTTTGAAACCGCCATCCGTGCCATTGCGGAGCCGGTGTTCGAAAAACCGCTGAATGAAATATCCGTTGCCAGCCTGTTGCTGCGGCTCTTTCAGACTACGCGCGCCTTTCATATGCAAACCCAGCCACAACTCCTGCTGCTCCAAAAAACGCTGGTCAACGTCGAGGGCATCGCCCGTGATTTCAACCCGGCACTCAATATCTGGGAAGTGGCTACGCCGCTTCTGACAGAATGGCTCAGCCGTCAGCGCGGTCCGCAGGGTTGGTGGTCCGAGCTGAAACGATACTTTCCCCAGTGGGGTTTGGTTCTTCCGGAAATACCGGTGCTCCTTCATAACATCTTGCGCCAGACCCAGCAGGGTGAACTACCCTTGGTGATCCGTAGCAACGACATCCAGGGTATTCGGCAGGAACTGCATAATGGTTTGCAAAAACTTACCTATAGCGTAGGCGGCACGTTTATTGTGGTAGGCTTGGGTATTATTGCGGCGCTGGAGCACCGGCTGGATAGCCCGGTACTTCATTTGCCGGTGTGGGCCTGGCTGATTATCCTGCCGATGGCGCTCTGGGCAGGGACCAGATGGGTACGCAGCATATTTGTCCGTCGCGACTAA
- the nusG gene encoding transcription termination/antitermination protein NusG has protein sequence MSMRWYVVHAFSGFEKKVQGEIRERANREGLADKFGDILVPVEEVVEMRGGQKTSSQRMFYPGYVLVQMEMDDVTWHLVKSTPRVTGFVGGSVGRPHPLSDAETNAIMDRIKEGVEKPRPKFSFDAGEQVRVVDGPFKDFNGVVEEVNFEKSKLRVSVTIFGRSTPVELDFGQVEKA, from the coding sequence ATGTCTATGCGTTGGTATGTGGTTCATGCGTTCTCGGGCTTCGAGAAAAAGGTGCAGGGCGAGATCCGCGAGCGTGCCAATCGGGAGGGGCTTGCCGACAAGTTTGGTGATATCCTCGTTCCCGTCGAAGAAGTGGTGGAAATGCGGGGCGGTCAAAAAACGAGCTCGCAACGAATGTTTTACCCCGGTTATGTCTTGGTGCAGATGGAAATGGACGACGTGACTTGGCACCTCGTCAAGAGCACACCACGGGTCACCGGATTTGTCGGCGGCTCTGTAGGGCGCCCCCATCCGCTGAGCGACGCAGAGACCAACGCCATCATGGACCGCATCAAGGAAGGCGTTGAGAAACCGCGTCCGAAATTCAGTTTTGACGCAGGTGAGCAGGTGCGTGTCGTAGATGGCCCGTTCAAGGATTTCAACGGCGTCGTCGAGGAAGTCAATTTCGAAAAGAGCAAGTTACGAGTTTCGGTGACCATCTTTGGTCGCTCCACGCCCGTAGAATTGGATTTTGGCCAGGTCGAGAAGGCCTGA
- the rpoB gene encoding DNA-directed RNA polymerase subunit beta yields MAYSFTEKKRIRKDFGKSQSILAVPYLLATQMDSYREFLQESVPPAARKETGLEAVFRSVFPMESYSGNAMLDYVSYRLEKPVFDVVECRQRGLTYCAGLRVRLRLAVMEKDDTTGAKRVKDVKEQDVYMGELPLMTEHGSFVINGTERVIVSQLHRSPGVFFDHDRGKTHSSGKLLFNARIIPYRGSWLDFEFDPKDHVYARIDRRRKLPATTLLRALGYSTQDILEMFFDMETFRLIDGDLRYVLIPQRLQGEVAAFDIISPETGEVLVQTGKRITVRQTRALSEVQGLHEIPVPDSFLLGKVVARDIVHPETGEVVVQANEPVSGELLDALRKMPSLTLHTLYLNELDRGPYISETLRIDTSRDAHDAQMEIYRLMRPGEPPTKDAAQNLFQGLFFSPDRYDLSAVGRMKFNRRVGRDEITGPGILNDADIIAVLRVLVALRNGVGEIDDIDHLGNRRVRSVGELMENQFRLGLVRVERAVKDRLALAESEGLTPQDLINAKPIAAVVNEFFGSSQLSQFMDQTNPLSEVTHKRRVSALGPGGLTRERAGFEVRDVHPTHYGRICPIETPEGPNIGLINSLSCYARTNSYGFLETPYRRVVDRRTTDEVEYLSAIEEGNYMIAQANSTVDEHGVLTDELVSCRFKNEFTLANPDQVQFMDISPRQIVSVAASMIPFLEHDDANRALMGSNMQRQAVPTVRSDAPMVGTGMERVVAIDSGAAVVARRGGVVDIVDGARIVIRVSDEETLPEEPGVDIYNLVKYARSNQNTTLNQRPVVKVGDVVSRGDVLADGPSTEMGELALGQNILVAFMPWNGYNFEDSILISERVVAEDRYTTIHIEEFSVFARDTKLGPEEITRDIPNVAEGALRHLDESGIVVIGAELAPGDILVGKVTPKGETQLTPEEKLLRAIFGEKASDVKDNSMRMPAGMYGTVIDVQVFTRDGIEKDARAKSIEEHELARIRKDLNDQYRIVEEDSYQRIERQLIGKVAEGGPNGLAAGNKVTKAYLKDLPRAKWFEIRLRSEESNESLEQIRAQLEEQRQRLDAVLEEKRRKLTQGDDLSPGVLKMVKVHVAIKRHLQPGDKMAGRHGNKGVVSKIVPVEDMPYLADGTSVDIVLNPLGVPSRMNVGQILETHLGWAAKGLGKKIGAMLDSEMAMAELRAFLAEIYNRSGKKEDLDSLTDQEIRELAANLRGGVPMATPVFDGASEEEIGDMLELAGLPRSGQVTLYDGRSGDAFDRQVTVGYLYMLKLHHLVDDKMHARSTGPYSLVTQQPLGGKAQFGGQRFGEMEVWALEAYGAAYTLQEMLTVKSDDVSGRSKMYESIVKGDFRMDAGMPESFNVLLKELRSLGIDIELEQSK; encoded by the coding sequence ATGGCCTACTCTTTTACTGAAAAGAAACGGATTCGTAAAGACTTTGGCAAAAGCCAGAGCATTCTTGCTGTGCCATATCTGCTGGCTACGCAGATGGATTCCTACCGGGAGTTTCTCCAGGAGTCGGTACCCCCGGCGGCGCGAAAGGAAACGGGTTTAGAAGCTGTTTTCCGTTCGGTTTTTCCGATGGAAAGTTATTCCGGCAACGCAATGCTGGATTATGTTTCCTACCGCCTGGAAAAACCGGTGTTTGATGTGGTGGAGTGCCGCCAGCGCGGGCTGACCTACTGTGCCGGTTTACGGGTACGTTTGCGTCTGGCGGTGATGGAAAAAGACGACACCACTGGCGCCAAAAGAGTCAAAGACGTGAAGGAGCAGGACGTCTATATGGGCGAACTGCCGCTGATGACGGAGCACGGTTCCTTCGTGATTAACGGCACGGAGCGCGTCATCGTCTCGCAGTTGCATCGTTCGCCCGGCGTTTTCTTCGATCATGATCGCGGCAAGACCCATTCTTCGGGAAAGCTCCTCTTTAACGCGCGCATCATTCCTTACCGGGGTTCGTGGTTGGATTTCGAGTTTGACCCCAAGGATCACGTTTATGCGCGCATCGATCGCCGTCGTAAGTTGCCGGCGACGACGCTGCTGCGTGCGCTGGGCTACAGTACCCAGGATATTCTTGAGATGTTCTTTGATATGGAGACCTTTCGCCTGATCGACGGCGATCTGCGCTATGTGCTGATCCCGCAGCGTCTACAGGGCGAAGTGGCGGCGTTTGATATCATCAGCCCGGAAACCGGCGAAGTGCTGGTACAGACCGGTAAGCGAATTACGGTGCGCCAAACCAGGGCGCTCTCCGAGGTTCAGGGTCTGCATGAGATTCCCGTGCCGGATAGCTTCCTTCTGGGCAAGGTCGTCGCCCGGGATATCGTTCATCCTGAAACCGGCGAAGTGGTGGTACAGGCCAATGAGCCCGTCAGCGGTGAGCTTCTGGACGCTCTGCGAAAAATGCCGTCACTCACACTGCATACGCTCTATCTGAATGAACTGGATCGTGGGCCTTATATTTCAGAAACGTTGCGTATCGACACGTCACGTGATGCGCACGACGCCCAGATGGAAATCTATCGGCTGATGCGTCCGGGCGAACCGCCGACGAAGGATGCGGCGCAAAACCTGTTCCAGGGACTGTTCTTCAGTCCCGATCGCTATGACCTGTCGGCCGTAGGCCGCATGAAGTTCAATCGTCGGGTGGGACGCGATGAGATTACCGGTCCTGGCATACTGAATGATGCGGATATCATCGCAGTACTCAGGGTACTGGTCGCCCTGCGTAACGGTGTGGGGGAGATCGACGATATCGATCATCTCGGTAACCGGCGCGTGCGCTCGGTTGGTGAGTTGATGGAAAATCAATTTCGGCTTGGTCTGGTGCGTGTGGAAAGGGCCGTCAAGGACCGTCTTGCGCTCGCCGAGAGCGAGGGCCTCACGCCTCAGGATCTGATCAATGCAAAACCCATTGCGGCAGTGGTCAACGAGTTCTTCGGCTCCAGCCAGCTTTCCCAGTTCATGGATCAGACCAACCCACTTTCCGAGGTCACCCACAAGCGGCGTGTCTCGGCTTTGGGGCCGGGCGGCCTGACCCGGGAACGTGCGGGTTTCGAGGTGCGTGACGTACATCCGACGCACTACGGCCGGATCTGCCCCATTGAAACGCCGGAAGGCCCGAATATCGGACTGATCAACAGTCTATCGTGCTACGCGCGGACGAATTCCTACGGGTTTCTCGAAACGCCGTATCGACGCGTCGTCGATCGCCGCACCACCGACGAGGTGGAATATCTGTCGGCGATTGAAGAAGGCAATTATATGATTGCCCAGGCAAACTCGACGGTGGACGAGCACGGCGTGCTGACCGACGAACTGGTGTCCTGCCGTTTCAAGAACGAGTTCACTCTGGCAAACCCGGATCAGGTTCAGTTCATGGATATCTCGCCGCGGCAGATCGTCTCGGTGGCGGCGAGTATGATCCCGTTCCTGGAGCATGATGACGCCAATCGCGCCCTCATGGGTTCCAACATGCAACGCCAAGCGGTGCCGACGGTGCGTTCCGATGCACCGATGGTGGGTACGGGCATGGAACGGGTGGTCGCCATCGATTCCGGCGCGGCCGTCGTCGCCCGGCGTGGTGGCGTGGTGGATATCGTTGATGGTGCCCGTATCGTCATTCGGGTCAGTGATGAGGAAACCCTGCCGGAAGAGCCCGGCGTGGATATCTACAACCTCGTCAAGTACGCGCGTTCCAACCAGAACACCACCCTGAATCAGCGCCCCGTGGTCAAGGTCGGCGATGTGGTGAGTCGTGGCGACGTACTGGCCGATGGGCCGAGCACGGAGATGGGTGAACTGGCACTCGGCCAGAACATTCTAGTCGCCTTTATGCCCTGGAATGGCTATAACTTCGAGGATTCCATCCTGATCTCGGAACGGGTCGTAGCAGAAGACCGCTATACCACGATTCATATCGAGGAGTTTTCGGTCTTCGCCCGCGACACCAAACTGGGGCCGGAAGAAATCACCCGGGATATTCCCAACGTCGCCGAAGGTGCCTTACGTCATCTGGATGAGTCGGGTATTGTCGTAATCGGTGCGGAGCTAGCGCCGGGTGACATTCTCGTCGGCAAGGTCACGCCCAAGGGCGAGACTCAGCTGACGCCGGAAGAGAAGCTTCTGCGGGCAATCTTCGGTGAAAAGGCCTCCGACGTGAAAGATAACTCCATGCGAATGCCTGCCGGTATGTATGGCACGGTGATCGACGTGCAGGTCTTTACCCGCGATGGTATCGAGAAGGATGCCCGTGCCAAGTCCATTGAAGAACATGAACTTGCACGGATCCGTAAGGATCTCAATGATCAGTATCGCATCGTCGAGGAAGACAGCTATCAGCGGATTGAGCGTCAGCTGATCGGTAAGGTTGCCGAGGGCGGTCCCAACGGCCTGGCGGCCGGAAACAAGGTGACCAAGGCTTATCTGAAAGACTTGCCGCGTGCTAAATGGTTTGAGATCCGTTTGCGCTCGGAAGAGAGTAACGAGTCTCTGGAACAGATCCGTGCGCAGCTCGAGGAACAACGCCAGCGTCTCGATGCGGTGCTCGAAGAAAAGCGGCGCAAGCTGACCCAAGGGGATGATCTGAGCCCGGGCGTTCTGAAGATGGTTAAAGTGCATGTGGCCATAAAAAGGCACCTGCAACCCGGAGACAAAATGGCGGGCCGCCATGGGAATAAGGGCGTGGTCTCCAAGATCGTGCCGGTGGAAGACATGCCCTATCTTGCCGATGGTACATCGGTGGATATCGTGCTCAATCCTCTGGGTGTACCGTCCCGTATGAACGTGGGACAGATCCTCGAAACCCATCTGGGATGGGCTGCCAAGGGGCTGGGCAAGAAGATCGGCGCGATGCTGGACAGTGAGATGGCAATGGCGGAGCTGCGCGCTTTCCTTGCGGAAATCTACAACCGATCTGGCAAGAAAGAGGATCTCGACAGCCTGACAGACCAGGAAATTCGCGAGCTTGCCGCGAATCTTCGTGGTGGCGTGCCCATGGCGACCCCGGTCTTTGATGGTGCCTCCGAAGAAGAGATCGGCGATATGCTGGAGTTGGCCGGCTTGCCGCGCAGCGGCCAGGTCACGCTGTATGACGGACGAAGCGGTGATGCCTTTGATCGCCAGGTGACGGTGGGTTATCTCTATATGCTCAAGCTCCATCACCTGGTGGATGACAAGATGCATGCCCGTTCCACAGGTCCCTACAGTCTGGTTACCCAGCAGCCTTTAGGTGGTAAGGCGCAGTTCGGCGGCCAGCGCTTCGGTGAAATGGAGGTGTGGGCGTTGGAGGCCTATGGCGCGGCATACACCCTGCAGGAAATGCTCACCGTGAAGTCGGACGACGTAAGCGGGCGCAGCAAGATGTATGAGTCCATCGTCAAGGGTGATTTCCGCATGGATGCCGGAATGCCGGAGTCTTTCAACGTGTTGTTGAAAGAACTGCGTTCTTTGGGTATCGATATTGAACTGGAACAGTCCAAGTAA
- the rplL gene encoding 50S ribosomal protein L7/L12, which translates to MALSKAEILDAIAGMTVLELSELIKEMEEKFGVSAAAVAVAAPAGGAAAGEGAAAVEEQTEFDVILTAAGANKVNTIKVVRAITGLGLKEAKDLVDGAPKPVKEGVAKAEAESVKAQLVEAGAEAEIK; encoded by the coding sequence ATGGCATTGTCCAAAGCGGAAATTTTAGACGCTATTGCGGGTATGACGGTCCTCGAGCTGTCTGAACTCATCAAGGAAATGGAAGAGAAGTTCGGCGTATCTGCAGCGGCCGTCGCGGTCGCAGCACCTGCCGGTGGCGCGGCGGCTGGCGAAGGTGCGGCTGCTGTGGAGGAACAGACCGAATTTGACGTGATCCTCACCGCCGCCGGTGCCAACAAGGTGAATACCATCAAGGTGGTTCGGGCCATCACCGGTCTTGGCCTGAAGGAAGCGAAGGATCTGGTTGACGGTGCGCCGAAGCCTGTGAAGGAAGGCGTAGCCAAGGCCGAAGCCGAAAGTGTCAAGGCGCAGCTCGTCGAGGCCGGTGCCGAGGCGGAGATCAAGTAA
- the tuf gene encoding elongation factor Tu, whose translation MSKGKFERTKPHVNVGTIGHVDHGKTTLTAALTKVLSAKFGGEIRAYDQIDNAPEERARGITIATSHVEYETANRHYAHVDCPGHADYVKNMITGAAQMDGAILVCSAADGPMPQTREHILLARQVGVPYIVVFLNKADMVDDAELLELVEMEVRELLSKYEFPGDDIPVIIGSALKALEGDQSDIGEPAIFRLADAMDSYIPMPERPIDKPFLMPIEDVFSISGRGTVVTGRIERGVVKIGDEIEIIGIHNTAKSIVTGVEMFRKILDQGQAGDNVGVLLRGTKKDDVERGQVLAKPGSIKPHTRFEAEVYVLSKEEGGRHTPFFNGYRPQFYFRTTDVTGAVELPEGVEMVMPGDNILFKVALIAPIAMEEGLRFAVREGGRTVGAGVVSKVVE comes from the coding sequence ATGTCCAAAGGGAAATTTGAGCGGACGAAGCCGCATGTCAACGTGGGAACGATTGGTCACGTGGACCATGGCAAGACCACATTAACGGCGGCGCTGACGAAGGTGTTGTCGGCGAAGTTTGGCGGAGAGATTCGCGCCTATGATCAGATAGACAATGCGCCGGAAGAGCGGGCGCGAGGGATCACGATAGCGACCTCGCACGTGGAATACGAGACCGCGAATCGTCACTATGCCCATGTAGACTGTCCGGGTCATGCGGATTATGTGAAGAACATGATCACCGGGGCGGCGCAGATGGACGGCGCGATCCTGGTGTGTTCGGCAGCGGACGGCCCGATGCCCCAGACCCGTGAACATATTTTGCTTGCCCGTCAGGTGGGCGTTCCCTATATCGTCGTGTTTCTGAACAAGGCGGACATGGTGGATGACGCCGAGCTGCTGGAATTAGTGGAAATGGAAGTGCGTGAACTGCTGTCCAAGTACGAGTTCCCCGGTGATGACATCCCGGTGATTATCGGCTCGGCGCTGAAGGCCCTGGAAGGGGATCAGAGCGACATCGGGGAGCCTGCGATTTTCCGTTTGGCGGATGCCATGGACAGCTACATCCCGATGCCCGAGCGTCCCATAGACAAACCCTTCCTGATGCCGATAGAAGACGTATTTTCGATTTCGGGTCGTGGCACCGTGGTGACCGGGCGTATTGAGCGTGGTGTGGTGAAGATTGGCGATGAAATCGAGATTATCGGCATTCACAACACCGCCAAGAGCATTGTCACCGGCGTAGAGATGTTCCGCAAGATTCTGGATCAGGGGCAGGCCGGAGACAATGTCGGGGTACTGCTGCGCGGCACGAAGAAAGATGACGTAGAGCGTGGTCAGGTACTGGCCAAGCCTGGCAGCATCAAACCGCATACGCGTTTTGAAGCGGAAGTATATGTGTTGTCGAAAGAGGAAGGTGGTCGACACACGCCGTTTTTCAACGGGTACCGCCCGCAGTTTTACTTTCGTACGACGGACGTAACGGGTGCGGTGGAATTACCGGAAGGTGTGGAGATGGTGATGCCGGGAGACAACATATTGTTCAAGGTTGCGTTGATTGCGCCGATTGCGATGGAGGAAGGTCTGCGTTTCGCGGTACGCGAAGGCGGTCGTACCGTTGGCGCCGGCGTCGTCTCCAAGGTGGTCGAATAA
- the rplK gene encoding 50S ribosomal protein L11, producing the protein MAKKITGYIKLQVKAAQANPSPPIGPALGQRGLNIMEFCKAFNAQTQGVEPGLPLPVVITVFADKSFTFEVKTPPAAVLLMKAAGLPKGSGRPNTVKVGKVSEAQIEDIAKTKMPDLNTQDIESAKRSVRGTARSMGLTVEG; encoded by the coding sequence ATGGCAAAGAAAATAACGGGATATATCAAGCTGCAGGTAAAGGCTGCGCAAGCCAATCCAAGCCCGCCTATCGGCCCGGCTTTGGGTCAGCGTGGATTGAACATCATGGAGTTCTGCAAGGCGTTCAATGCCCAGACCCAGGGTGTTGAACCGGGTTTGCCGTTACCCGTGGTCATTACTGTTTTTGCAGATAAAAGCTTCACTTTCGAGGTGAAAACGCCACCAGCAGCGGTGCTGCTGATGAAGGCTGCGGGCCTGCCAAAGGGCAGCGGGCGTCCCAATACGGTAAAGGTTGGTAAGGTTTCGGAAGCGCAGATCGAAGATATCGCCAAAACGAAAATGCCGGATCTCAATACGCAGGATATCGAGTCGGCAAAGCGCAGCGTGCGTGGTACTGCCCGCAGTATGGGCCTGACGGTGGAGGGCTGA